The following DNA comes from Xiphias gladius isolate SHS-SW01 ecotype Sanya breed wild chromosome 10, ASM1685928v1, whole genome shotgun sequence.
GTcatggagaaaaacaaggatTTTCATAGTAACAAGGTACTTATCCTTCTCAACCTGTCTGAGTGGTTCCAAATTAGAAATGACATGGGAAATACAAAGAGTTGTGAATAATCCTAGGCCCTCAGCATGGCACACCTTGATGTGCAGGTGCCTTTAATACTAGAATAAGTCATCTGAGATTCGAGAGGCAAAAAACCCACTCAACCAGATGGTCTCCATAAAGTATGGCATAAAGCTCTCCCAGATGTTTAGAGGTGGTTGCGGATCTGGTGACACGCAATGTGGGAGAGGAACTGGTAATGCAGAGTGTATTAGTGGTCTCTTTATGGGTGCATTAGGTGCTGTGGAGGGGAATGCGGGggccgccgctgctgctgtcAGTGAGGTACTACCAGGCTTTATGCTTTGATGAACCTACCCTTGAAAAACCGGGACATCCGTGACCGTATTAAGCCAAGCCTGGAAGACACCTCCCTCTCTTTAGCTTCCTGGAAAACATAAATCAGTTTCTCATATCATCATCTAGTCATATTCAATGCATATGAAGCTCTAATCAGTAAATCTGTCAGCTACCTCCTCTTTTAATGATATATCAGATTCGTAATACTCTCCCACATATGCAGTAAATCTCTGACAAAGCCTATGTTTCTTAAAATTCAAAGACGGGCGGCATAAAGCGGAGAACTTCACTTGAAAACCGACAGAGTGGAGTACCAGTTCAGTTTAGGATGTCGCTGTGCTGAAAGCTTCATTGCATTCCGAAGTGTCATCTCTCTCCTTACCACTAAACAGTGGCCCGGACAGGAAGCCACAATAAATTTCCCCAGTTCATTGTCCCCGCTGAGAACATCTCAGTCTGATTAATGGTTGTAGACTGTCTAATGAACAGTAATTGAATGGTATAATGCAGCAGGTCCTTGAGAGCCCAGAGGAATCATCTTCGTCTGCCTAGCTCACTGGAAAAGCAAGGCGGTGACATTGTCTAGAGTTGATTATTGTTGACCTTGCGTGGAGCGAATAAGGCCTTTGGAAAGGCTAACCTAGAGGGAGCAGGAGCACGAAAAAccagcagaaagacaaatgaaatggACTTGCattggaaaaggaaaggaacggATCAATGCAGCGGTCAATAATGATTCGATTTTTTATCACAAAATTCTTAAGAAGAGGAAGACAATTGATCAAACATCCCTAGTCTTATTGGCATTTCTAACAatattaattaagaaaaaatgctTAGCTGACTGGTTGATAAATCAGCCAATATtgttaaatcaaaacaaatgataGTTGTAAACACGATACCACTCCAGTGAGTGCAAATCTACCCTTGTCCACATTTCCTCAAAGTGTATGATATCCACAACATAGACAGAGTCCCCCCTCATGAAATCAATCAACTCCTTAACACAGCACACTCTAAAGGAAAACCCAACCTTCAGAAAGCCCAACAAAAGTCAGTCAAGTGATTATAAGAAAAGCTTTGATGAATGTGCATCAGACACTAGCTCACCATCCTTCGCTCTCCTCCACTGAGAAAGCCTGCCTTCACTCCCAGCGGACATCTCCACTTGGCAGAGATGCTGAATCTCGTTATTCTTTATTTGGCCTGGACCACACAGGTCAATATCACACGCACACAGCTGTCTCACAGGTGTACTGTCTGTAAATGTATTCACTATTTAAATTCAAtgcaataaatcatttaaagcTTCGGCTGAAAATGTAATCATGTAATTGAATTTGGTCATCAATATCTACTATATACATGCACCTATACGGAGTACATGGGGCATTTCACAAGCACATACAAGCACCGGAGAGGGAGGAAATCTGTCCGAACTCAGCTCAAAGTATGAGTCATAGCAGTGCAGTTATCCCTCATTATTATTCACAGCCCTCTAAATGATGAGGTTGCCGACAACGAGACAGTCACAGTCTGTTTGGCCtcaaagggaaaagaggagagtaTGCATGAATGATGGTAAGACTTTAAGTGAGGTAAGTCTCACCTGCAGCATCATTATTTCTAGTCTGACAATGacttttataaatataatgtaatctTTGATAAAACATGGatgaagataaaacaaaattgcTGCAAGGAAAGAATTTGGTAAGGTAGAGGatgttctgatttttttttttaaagttcccTTTATGATGTCTAGTGTAACTTTCTAAATTTCAGGCTTAAATGACATCCTTAGCACTGACACAATTTTGACAGCTGTACTGTAAACTCTAGTTAGTCCTACTTAAGATGTGTTCTGACATGATGTTTTCAACTTGAGAGCttgcaacaaaaaatattatcttCTCCCTATACCAGTCTTTGTTAGCTGACAAATCAAAAACTGCTTGGCAAGATGATTATTGCAAAAAGTAGCTGAGTCTGTACAgggatcattattattattattttccattatcTAATGGTCATTCCTTGCAATCCATAGCCAATCTGAATCAGCAACATTCATGTATGACTAAAAGCGATAAGTAATGAATTAAGGTATTGATGAGGTCTTTAGCCAGGGTCATAACTGGCCCCAGAAGTCAATAATTATCCCGATAAGAATATCTTTATTGCAAAAGTGCATACGGCAGCAAAATCATCACCACACCAAAACATTCCCCTATGGTGTAATTGCCACTGCTTGAAATTatagttttcattaaaacaaaatgttcaagGTTATTGATTGCTTAAATAAGACTCAATATCTTCTCATTTCAAAGCCAAATGGAATTGCTTAGAATAGTAATATCACCCAACTATTGTGTGCATTTATCACAGTTACACTGCTTCATACTGCTGTCCCTCGAGGATTATTAAAGCAAAATAAGTGTATTTAAATGAGTGTAATTTCTACGAACCACAGATCCATGCAAAAACATCTGTATGCACAGCTCAGCCCTACTTCATCACTGTGAATGTACACAATAACCAGAGTAAAGGACAGACATCATACACAACTAAATACTGGTATGGTGCTCAACTCTAATAACCGACACAAACttcgatgttttttttttttcctaatcttGATGCTGTGATACATACAGTGTCTTTAGCTACAGCTAAGCTTTCAAAACTCATACTACATAAAGTTGTACCTGGGGCTCCGGTGATTTTAACCCTGTGTCTCCAGGACCAGTACTGTGCCCTGTGCTCTTTACTGACTCTCTTTGCCCTGAAGAAGGGTTGTGCTGGTAAATACACAgtacaaaatacacagagagaaccatggaaacagaaaaacaggttaCACACACATTAGATCAAAGTATAGTTGCTGGAAGCAGGTCTATATGATGCTCTTGCAATTATGGAAATGGTGATTACCATAATTGCTGGTTAGACCATTTTTATGTGACCTAATccaaaagcaaatgaaaaaattgGATGTAATAATAAAgtcaaaatgaactaaaaataCTAACAACATAAGACTTATAATAAGGATACTTACTTCCTTCCTGGAACCTGCAGACAAAAACCTCTGCAGACACAAGCTGTCTGAATCATGGAGGGGGGCCTTGCAGGGACTCGCAGAACAACTACCATCTTCATACTCCTCTTCAACTATCTTGGCCTCAACCTGCAGGAAGGGAAAAAACACGATCCCCCATGGCTTACATTGTACTGTACTGCTGTATTGATTttactaaatatttatttatatatttatgtaactTGTTATATTGAGCATTCATGAGCCTTAACCTGAGCAGAAAATgatacaaatatacagtacttctAGTACAGAGCAGTAATTCTTTtgaagctgaaaaacacacagaaaggtAAAGCCCAGTTGAAGGAAAATGGGGAGGGGATGCTATACTATAGCGGCAGGTGCTTTTCACTAACCCATTAATTTTACATCAAGAGTTAAAACAGCTGCATACAGCTTGTTTTGTTATCAAaatttactgtatactgtactaCTGTTTGTCTTCAATGACAGTAAGTTATAAAATTATGAGAACTGATAAGTTTTAGTTAGTAGCATACTGTTAAGTTAAATGCAATCAGCATATATCCTATGTTTATCtttgatgatgttgatgatagTGTTTTTAGACCAGGATCAATTCTTACTTCCTGTAAGATAAACAAGCCTGAGCTGTTCAAAGATGGCATGCTAAAGACCTCATCTGGCTGCAGTACTGTATAGGGTTGTGTTTTACCTGATCAATTGGCAGGTCCACCTTCAAATGGCAGTCCTCCTGCACCTCTCCTGCTCCTGCCATCTcaattcttttgttttgtgcattgaACACGCTGCCCTCTGAGAAAAGTGATTAATCACAATTACCTCATCTGCTGGCAGTCGCCATCTCATTCTTCTGcactctcattctctctctctctctgtctctctctatgcCTCCATACCTCACTGCCCTCCTGTcgtctcccttttcctctcctgttcAACTTCACAAGAGATCAATGTTGCTGTCaagccatttatttatttagaatgGTCCCACAGATGAAAGGGCCACAGAAAGCCACAACTGCCATGCCACAAATATGGCCAGCCAGCGTGAACTTTCAGTCCAGGGTTAGTTCCTGACAGTGACAGGTTGCTCTTGATGCATGTGGGGAATAGCTTATATGGCAACGTCACAGTGTTTCTTCCCTTGTAAACAAACTCCCTTTTTGTCTGCATCTGCTGGATGTGATATGGTGTGGAATGTGAATAGTGAAATACACTATTGAGCTTGAATGTACTTCAGTGGCGTTATGTAAATTCATTTAGTAAATAACTAAGCATGGTAGATTAAATCAGTGATAGGACAAAGTAAcaatgtatagaaaaaaaaacatttggtcCATAGGTTTTAGCTCAAAGAGGAAATTAAACAGCTACAAAACATATAgactttatgtttttgtttttcagtcaggCATTACTTCTGGATCTCCATCTAGACTCACTTTAGTTAGAAAAAGGCAAATTGATGAAAGAAATCTGCTGCCAAAAGTTCTGATCCTGTACCTGATGATGCTTGTGAACAATACTTGCCTTTATGAACGGTGCTAAGAGGTGATTTAGTTACAGGGAAGACTCATGACTTATCTTTTTAAGTGCTAGGCCTCTGGTAATGACCTTTGTGAGACAAAAACATACTAGAGGCATCAGCGGGTGTCCAAAATGTGGCCAAGAAACAGCATTCTGGCCTTGCTACAAACAACAGCATCATCTTGACATGAGCCCAACAGgagaaagaaattatttttctttcaatatgAGAGGGTGGCAGGTTTGAAACTGTAGCAATTACCCAATTTATTCTACCACATAATATCATGTTACTCAAAGCCCAGGATGAGTCTTTCAAGTTGAGTCACTGTATTACTGAGCACAGATGGTAAAACAAACAACCATGAAAAAATACCTACTGAATAACTAAATAGAAGTAGAGACACAGTTAGTCTCTTTTAATGATAAACAGGGTATCACTTTTAGACAATGCAACTGCTAAAATGTTCAAACCCATCAATCTAAAGGAgtattttgtcacttttatgATCTTCTGTCAGCGTTATTtgtgattaataaattattaccATTTTGATTCCCACATCAGGAGAAAATTAGAGCATTTTGCTTTGCCCCGCATGCTTAGCAGGGCTTTCTGGATTCATATTCAACAAAATGGCCTGATTGAATTCATCTATGATTTAAGCACCCTTGGCGGTGTTTGAAGTCTTGTTCTGTTTAATATTCACAGAAAAGAGTCATGTTTCAAAGAGCAGGGAGCTGTGTTCTGTTTGGACTTTAAAGAACAGTTTGAGAATTCAAAGAAAGCTCCTCCACCTGCCAAATGGTAGATTTTCTTATGTTCCCAACACACACTAGACTGCTACCTCTGCACTTAGAAACACAGGGGAAGATATAATGGGGCACACTCCTAgaggcacacacatactgtacccaaacacatgcatatacatataagtTTGTCTTCAACAGCCAACAGGTTTCTACGTGTTGTCATAGTAAGAGAAGAGGTGTTCGGGgggagcaggacagagagagacagagagatggatatTTCTATAGAGTTGCACTGCTTACCCCCTGTTGGGAAGAGGACTGGGTTTCCGGACACCTGCCTCTGTTGTTTGGCTCTCCCCGGCTTGGCTGTGCGTTTCTTCATCTTGCCCCTGGCTGTGTGCTCAAGGTCCTCTCCCAGAGCTGTGTGAGCAAACTACAtggagagacaaaagagaggagaaaacgGGGAACAGATTAAGGCATACTTCCTCAGAATTCTCTGTGATTCATCATCGACTTTTTGCTGTTGTTCTGTaaagatgaggaagaaaaaaaagacaaaacacggTGGGGCAAAActtgtttcttctctcttttcaacacttttttacattttccattgaCCTCAATTTTTCATGAGCTGATATGCTTTGTAGCTCCCCCATGACTCCTACTGTATTGAATTCATCTGGTTCCAATACATCCCTTGCACAACCTATCAATCACCAGGGAGCGTGGCAAACTAATCATTTATTGATGAAATGGGGCAGCCATGAATTTCTAACTGCATTTGTCTTATTTATCAAGCCAGATCAAACAATGAAAATCCAAACAAGCTTAAAGGGAAAGGGAGGGAGTCGTAGGGGATAACTTATTCTTCAGCAGTAGACAGCAGAAGGTTATTgatggagaggggaggggaaaaaagaagaaaaaaaaaaaaaaaaagaaaaaaaacaggcttggGACTtagttgcattgtgggagagTTGAAGGAgcgagagaggaaaagagagaaaaagagagagagcagtggggAGAGTTCAGAGTGATGTTCAGACAGCAGGGTACACATCTGAATTAATGCTTCCACAAAAGGCAATTTTCTCCTCACGGGCTCCTCATCCCTTCTGTAGGTAGCAAGGTGAGGTATGTCTCCCTTACAGAGaatgagagacacagacacagagagcgggagagagtaGACTTAATGTTCTTTTCAGCTACAGTGCTCTTTACTACAGCTGCCTGGCTGGATCCCTGGGCTGGCTCGGGGGATAGTGTAGTGATCTCAGGCTTCCACCAGAATACACTTCTGGCAATGGTGTTTGCAAGCTCACTAACATGGCGTCTGGGGAATAACAGCGTTGTTTCTtcacttgtttgctttctttaatGCGGAGGCAAAGTCTGTTGATATTCTTTTGAATTTCTACAGCCGTTGGTGGgctgagggagaaaaataaaacaaaaaaaagagtgaagtTTGCCTGGTATATTCAGCAAAGGAGAGTTGAAACAGAGTTCACACTCTAGCGCTGTAGTGTCCACAACCACACAAGATCAAAGACAGAAGAGCAGTGGCACTGTCGCAGTGGTAAGCTGTTAATTCAGTTTCATAACCTCAATTCATCTGTGAGTGATGTGAATCAACTTCACGCAAAagttcaaaatcaaaatatatcAGGGCAGTCAAAAATTGAACAGCTTGTTTTCCATGTTTACAGCTTGGTGGTGAGATGTAAATAGATCTTATTTAAATCAACAAAGTTAAATCAAGACCGTCTCACTCTGggaggagaaagcagaggaCGAGGGGTGCTGCAGAGCCAGGAGAGTACAGTACAAGTAGCAGCACAACTGGAAACACAGCAGTGGAAAAGCTGAGGTCATCTCCCCTCTCATTCTGCATTACATATCAACAGTACCATGTCCTGTGGGAGCAGACAACTGTGTGTATCACTAGGccccagagagagagacagagagagaaagagagcgctAGAGTTAGCGTGAAGGGGGCTCAGGGGGACCAAGCAGCAAGTAATCTGTAGCCCTCTCAAGTGGCAGAGAACAGGAGTCAACACGAGGACACTGCGATATGATAGCCAGGGGAAAACGAGGGTCTTAACCAATTGGACCGACCAGCCTCCAGCCCTACTGGCTGTGGCATCAGTAAGAGCCACTCCCAGGGCCGGGTCCTCAATGAGCAGACATGCTGGCAGCAGTGAGGGGGTATAGTTTTCCACAGGGCAATGCACTTCCCTTAACCAATGAGATCATccaagaaaagcagagaaatgggGAGCAGCAGCAAGTCATTGCTGATGTCAGATAGCGCAGCTATTAAAGGTTTAGTCAGACTTTCTGAGCTGTTATCACAGGATACTTCATGTGAAGTACATTTGGAGCACAATTGCACCGCTCATTATGATTACAGTAATATGAAAGTATTTTGCTTTGATGCACACcattattcttttttctctttgtattctTCTCTCCCCTATTAATCTTCTCTTTATGCTACGTCTACCTCAAAACTTTCTACCTCATCATGTCTGTGAACACCTAACTCAGCATATAAGCTTGCTTCCGATGGGAACATGGTATGCTGAAGAGTTTCAATATTACACTCTGCAGAGCCGTCAGATTAGACTTCAGTGGTTGCTCCAGACCAAATGTCCCATTCAGCGTTGCAGAAACGCTCTGCCGCCGGTGCAGACAGGACAGGACTGACACCATTCTCATACAGCTAGGTTGCAAGAGCAAGGTTACATTTTACACACCCTCAGTGGGCATGTTTAAAGGATCTTTTTACAGGCATTTCAAACCagactgctgttgttttgtgaggtcaaactgaaattaatgaCAGACATGACCCTATAAAAGTATGTATAATCAGTAAGCTAAACAACTGACATATCAAGACAGAGTGGGCAATATTTGTCACATGTATCGTTCTCCACTGAAAGGTCCTTATTAACTGGTCAAATCATGTTTACAAATTCATGAGGGATCAGACGAAGAGGCAAGGGGAGTAAAATGCGGCAGCATCATGTCTAGTGAATGACTAATACTACAATGAGCTGGCGAATGCAAAACACAGCCAtagctctgtctctgtctccacctcATGGTACTGAGTGAAACGGCAAAGGCTATGGTCTTAGTTGTTGATTCAGATTTTCTTAACTATTGTGTTAGGACTGAACCTCAGTTAAGCAAATTTTGATTACAGTGTGGGTTTCATCTATTGTTTTATGCCTAGATACATTCTAATGAGCTCAAGAAATCTTACAAATAAGCCATGGCATTTAAACTGATTCTAATATATTACTAATAAATATTCATCTTACTTCTAATGTAATGGTAGTCAACCACAGATACAGCTTGAGATAAGGTTAGGGGTATTTTTCTCCATCTGAAAAAATTGGCATCTGTCACAGCATTGTCATCTTTCATGGTTAGAAAAATCAGATGTCAGACACATCTCTCACAGGGGGCCCCATCTCTACCGTAACCTGCTGAGTGGGCATGTTCTCATCTTCTGTGTGTGACATGGTGTTCATCTCGGGCCCACAGCAACACAATCCTCACATGGATTCAAAGCATTTCACTTTCTACTTAATCACAATACAAATTGTCCCAGTTCTGGTTTGAATAAGagattttttcttgttttcagtcAGTGATGTCCCCCTGGTGCATATGATCTGTCTATGAGGCTCACTGCACTTGATCAAGTGGGCCAGCCTGTCTCTGTGGGGATTACCCATCAAAGTGGAAAGCAACAGTAACTCAATGCCTCCTGCAGACAGTGATTGATGATAGCTTTGTTTCATAACGAATTACACCCCCACAACAAGTCTCACATGTGGGAAATGTTAATTGAAATGCTGTGTGTGCAAAGATATGCATTTCCACCGTGATACTACCAAGGTGTTACAACAATAAACTAGGgcaaatttaggaaaaaagtaACAATTTAGCATGTCGCAAGAAAGTGAACAACCAGATGGCAAACTGCACCCAACACTGAAGCAACTGTACTCACCAAATCCTTCGCATGTCTTGTCTTTCTAATAGGAGGCAGGATGTCTTGgctgcagggaaaaaaacagggaagccaaaactgacaaacatattttctctttccttttacatatatatataggaatccagtgtttatttgatttgtttatatCAAAACTTATTTCACTGACTAGGAACCATAGGTCTCATACCCTTTAAATGCGTTGTTTTCCCTGATTAAAACCCTAGGGACACACTGGTCATATGGGAGCGCTTTAAACTTTTCTGCACCAACTGCGACATAGTGCTGGTTGTTCTCCAGTTCAGTGGAACCACAGACAGGTCGACCTTCTAATGTGCAAAGCCTGGGAACTCAAATAAAGAGACAGCACAAATTTGAGCAATGTCTTGTGATTGTTTCAACCATGCTTataaatatcagtgttttagATATAAATATGACATAGTTAGCTGTGTTAACTATTGTTTGAGTGGTTAAATTTAATGTTAGCATACTTTCAAATATTCATCAAAGCAGTGTTTGCCTAACAAGCAGTTTTGGATGAATTCCTGTGAGCACATCGCAACCCAACATGGTCACTTATTAATTCGAAAAATCCTTCCACTCTGCTAAATGCATTTAAACTGACTGGAAAGCTTCCACTTCTCATGTTCCCTTCATCTATATTAAAGAAGCTGACTCTACAGAgtcatttttagcatttttagtcatttatagCAAAATTTTTGATAAACTactatttatttgaaaaacataatgaatgacATTATTTGTGTCATGATTCATAGTatatttgggggaaaaaaaacttacaaacttttaaacatttatttagagTCAGGGTCTCTCTTTTGCAGAGGAAGTACAGGTAATTTCTTCACTTGCCACTCACTGGTACATGACTAACCTAATAAAAATGTACTGATGTCAGACATTACCTGTACACAGCACCAGTACGAAGATGCACTTTCTCTGTCACCATggctaaaacattttcataactTCTGAGCGTGTACTTTGGAATCCGTATTCGAGCTGGAGGCGCCAAGACATCTCCATTGGTAAATACactatgaaaaacaacaatatgtGAGATACAGAAAggactgaaaaaagaaaaaaaagatttttttatcattgcaTAACACAACAGGGAACAATCTTCTTTTTACATTCTGGATAACTTTATATCCAGCTTAAAAATCAATACTCACTTTATTGTGCAAGACTCATCAGTAGTTCTCCTCCAGCGAGCAGAAACTTCTATTCTGCTATGAACAACAGGTCGGATCTGAAAATTTAATGAATAAGGAACAAGGCATTTCTAAGTGTCCAACTCAAACTGTGATGCTGTGTGTAATATCAggacttgtgtgtttgttatcaCTGTTTGATCCCAGTTACTACCCACAAAACACCCTATCATGTGGTCACAAATAATAATACAGCACCTGAAAATAAGGGTTAGACTTAGTTTAATTGTTTTCAGTATAACTgatcaaacacaaaaagcatCTTACCTGTTCTTTTGCCTTATTCTGTGGCTTCTTGGTTGTTATCTCACAATAGCtggaagacattaaaaaaaaaatcatgtgaatGACTCAAACCCAGGCTTCAGTTGCTAAAATATACAGTTACCGATGATCTATAAAGATGGACGGAAGACACCTCTAGACTTAATAATGCAAGTTAAGGTAAAATACTTACCTGCAAAGAAACTGTTTCTTTGCAGGTTTCTTAAGGTCGACTAAATAGTTTTTAGAGAGTCCACGAGACAGCACAGTAAACCCAAATTTGGACTTTATTTAAGCTATGTATGTGTACGTTTAGGAAATTCAAAACCTTTGGCAGTTAGGTTAATGAAATGGAGACACATTTTAAGGACTATGACGTTCCAAAAACCagaaacctgtgtgtgtgcacctaaGCTAGCTCGCCGACCGAAACAAATACACCTTTTCGGGCCCCCAGATTGGAGCTCGTCCTCGGTAATAGTGACCTGGCGTCGCTTCTAAATCCGCCACACAGCAACAACCAGACACACCTTACGGCATGATACCTACCCCAGCTTTCTGAACTGCTCCTTTCCGGCTGCAACGTACGCACTCCCGTGCTTCAAGTCCTCCAAATGCTGAACTTCGCGGCCCTGTACGGGTGTGTGCAGCTTCCTCACGGCGCCAAACGGAGCCTCGACCCCCCTGGTCAGAGAGGTCAAAAAACTGTCAAAGGTAGACGCCTGCCGCGGATTCACAACTACCTTCCGTCCGGGAAAGAAAGCGTCTCCGTTCCTATAGACAATTATTGTTCTTGTTGGCGGCAAATCACTTCTCCCTGGTGTGCCCGGCATACCTAGCGTGCTCATAGGGGCAGCttaaaacaacagacaacaacGGCGCTTGACGCCGAAAGTAAACGTGTCAGTGGCAGGTGTGTTGAGCCTCCGGAGACGGAACCGGAGATGGCATCTGATATGGAAACCAATTCCACCACATGAGAGGTGCAGCATCAAGAAACCTGTCCACCGTCTGCGTTGCTATTTGCCAGCGCCTTCCTTCTGTGTGTGGCTAACGttaatttgttgtttgattCCAAAACGCAAGAGTTTCCAAGGCAACCAGCCAGCAGAAAATAACAggtcatttatttatcagtaGCAGCAGTTTAAAGATGACCACAAATGTAGGCCCATATCAGATCTAGCCTATACTAATGTGACTTCTGTTATGTAAACAGCtgattaaattgtgtttatacTGCTTCaaaattatactgtacattaacttactaaaatacactgaaatctgtcatttcCTTACTTTCTTCGGTAGAagctgtgtgatttttttttttctttgctttctctctttcttttaacaGGTTTTTGGGGGACTTTGTCAGGGGCCCATAGTCCATATGTCTTTAACTTCCGGACCCTTGGACATCTATTAAATTAACCAGGTCCAGCAGGCCTAGATGGTCTGCATTTTGAAGCCTGATTTTTGCATCATGTGCTGGAGCATGGGGTGAGTTTTGGATTGCAACATAACCTTATTGTGGTACTAAAGTTCCAATCATTAATGTTCACCATTTGGGAACAGAAAGACTCAATCCTTGATATGCCATAGAACTACTACTGCCTCATTAAGCAAAGAACTGCCTGCAACATCTGGTATTAAAAAAGTGAGGGAGATCTTACATTGGCCAGATGTAGTGGGCGGTTTAACGAAACTGCCTACTACATCTGGCATAAACAAAGTGAAGTCCACCAACTCATAAGAAATCTGTTTAATCTTATTAGAGTTTAAATTGTCTTcactatttgttttatttgtcttggCAACCTTGTGCTGTATATGTGCCGGAGGCTGTCTACTTACATGCAGATGTTGATGCAAGCCACTGATACGCAACCATTTGGacccaaaaaaaccaaattgGTTCTCTTGCAAGATGTCACAAGCCAACTGAAAAAAGGCCTACTTTATCTCATCAACACCTTTCCCCAACCTCCTCTAGAATCTATCATATCTatcattgtttatttacattattaagGATATGAAAAATGTGGGGAGAAACAAAGTGTatccatttatttgtttatttttagggatttgaatatttaatttttgtgttttatcaaattgtttgtatatgttttatGTACACTTCTTACCTTTCACCCCTTTTCCACTCATCAGTCTTTGCTTTC
Coding sequences within:
- the LOC120795950 gene encoding doublecortin domain-containing protein 2 isoform X4; translated protein: MSTLGMPGTPGRSDLPPTRTIIVYRNGDAFFPGRKVVVNPRQASTFDSFLTSLTRGVEAPFGAVRKLHTPVQGREVQHLEDLKHGSAYVAAGKEQFRKLGYCEITTKKPQNKAKEQIRPVVHSRIEVSARWRRTTDESCTINVFTNGDVLAPPARIRIPKYTLRSYENVLAMVTEKVHLRTGAVYRLCTLEGRPVCGSTELENNQHYVAVGAEKFKALPYDQCVPRVLIRENNAFKGQDILPPIRKTRHAKDLFAHTALGEDLEHTARGKMKKRTAKPGRAKQQRQVSGNPVLFPTGEGSVFNAQNKRIEMAGAGEVQEDCHLKVDLPIDQVEAKIVEEEYEDGSCSASPCKAPLHDSDSLCLQRFLSAGSRKESHRIQCETAMTRRPRSLLSQEASCSCIR